In Deinococcus proteolyticus MRP, a single genomic region encodes these proteins:
- the mutS gene encoding DNA mismatch repair protein MutS yields the protein MPAGRPRTSKSSNLTPAQVPAHTLKGTGSGTLPPMLQQYVAMRDEVQEEFPGALLLFQVGDFYETFGEDAERAARLLGLALTHKSSKDFSTPMAGVPVRTLDAQIEKLLGQGVRVAVADQVEEPGSGLVAREVTQLLTPGTLTDSRWLSADENYLAAVATGEGYALALLDVSTGEFRCAAFHTRTALYDELSRWRTREVLLAPELSGNGALLADFQSRFAVMLSPANFDEAAAEAELQAVLGELPGTLDSPALRRACGAVLGYARLTQQGRLEMVRRLTRFQPGAHMALPDSTLRALEVFAPHSPQGLSLMDVLCETRTAGGRRRLRAWLRAPLLDALSIAARQDGVETLFARADLRAGVRALLYRAHDLERLAARVSTRRAVPREVAALARTLELLPEAVGLLHPYGGLLGGVRARLEALPDVVQAIRGALVDEPPIRAGEGGLIREGYSAELDTLRAEALAHRAYLADLEVTERERTGIPSLKVGFNGVFGYYLEVTRAHLDRVPPDYHQVATLKDRARFTRPDLREREREIARLDAAAAALELQVFTELRATLAAHADALAEAAGALAELDVLAALAEVAAGRGWVRPVLDETGQLQLTQARHPVVEYALSQGGQGGSFVPNDAALGPGCHTLLLTGPNMAGKSTYLRTVALAALLHQIGAFVPAESAALPVYDAIHTRIGASDDLAGGRSTFMVEMTELATILHGATSQSLVILDEVGRGTSTLDGLAIAQAALEHLHGCGAHTLFATHYFELTRLDAELPGLVNLHVAAEEAGGNLTFFHQVIPGAARQSYGVEVARLAGLPAQVVGRSAELLAALSVQGDDRAIRQELATLDLSRLTPLEALAVLHRWKRGSGAEES from the coding sequence ATGCCTGCTGGCCGTCCCAGAACATCCAAGTCCTCCAATCTGACCCCTGCCCAGGTTCCGGCCCATACGCTCAAAGGCACCGGCTCCGGCACCTTGCCGCCGATGCTGCAGCAGTACGTGGCCATGCGCGACGAGGTGCAAGAAGAGTTTCCGGGCGCGCTGCTGCTGTTTCAGGTGGGTGACTTTTACGAGACGTTCGGGGAAGACGCCGAGCGGGCCGCAAGGCTGCTGGGACTGGCGCTGACCCACAAATCCAGCAAGGACTTTTCCACGCCGATGGCGGGCGTGCCGGTACGGACGCTGGACGCCCAGATAGAAAAGCTGCTCGGCCAGGGGGTGCGGGTGGCGGTGGCCGACCAGGTGGAAGAACCGGGCAGCGGCCTGGTGGCCCGCGAGGTCACGCAGCTGCTGACTCCCGGTACCCTGACCGACTCGCGCTGGCTGAGTGCCGACGAAAACTATCTGGCGGCGGTGGCGACCGGCGAAGGCTACGCCCTGGCGCTCCTGGACGTGTCCACCGGCGAATTTCGCTGCGCCGCCTTTCACACCCGCACCGCGCTCTACGACGAACTGTCGCGCTGGCGCACCCGCGAGGTGCTGCTGGCCCCGGAGCTGTCGGGCAACGGCGCGCTGCTGGCCGATTTCCAGAGCCGGTTCGCGGTGATGCTCTCGCCGGCCAACTTCGATGAGGCAGCCGCTGAGGCCGAGCTGCAGGCTGTGCTGGGCGAGCTGCCGGGCACCCTGGATTCGCCGGCGCTGCGGCGCGCCTGCGGAGCCGTGCTGGGCTACGCCCGCCTGACCCAGCAGGGGCGGCTGGAGATGGTGCGGCGGCTGACCCGCTTTCAGCCCGGGGCGCACATGGCCCTGCCCGACAGTACGCTGCGGGCGCTGGAAGTGTTCGCGCCGCACTCGCCGCAGGGCCTCAGCCTGATGGACGTGCTGTGCGAGACCCGGACCGCTGGGGGCCGCCGCCGGCTGCGGGCCTGGCTGCGCGCACCGCTGCTGGACGCCCTGAGCATCGCCGCGCGGCAAGACGGGGTGGAAACCCTGTTCGCCCGCGCCGACCTGCGGGCTGGGGTCCGCGCCCTGCTGTACCGCGCCCACGACCTGGAACGGCTGGCCGCCCGCGTGTCCACCCGCCGCGCCGTTCCGCGTGAGGTGGCGGCGCTGGCCCGCACGCTGGAGCTGCTGCCCGAGGCCGTGGGGCTGCTGCACCCTTACGGCGGCCTGTTGGGCGGCGTCCGCGCCCGGCTCGAAGCGCTGCCCGACGTGGTGCAGGCCATCCGGGGAGCGCTGGTGGACGAGCCGCCCATCCGCGCCGGCGAAGGCGGCCTGATTCGGGAAGGCTACAGCGCCGAGCTGGACACCCTGCGCGCCGAAGCCCTGGCCCACCGCGCCTATCTGGCCGACCTGGAAGTCACCGAGCGGGAGCGTACCGGCATCCCCAGCCTGAAGGTGGGCTTCAACGGTGTGTTCGGCTATTACCTGGAAGTGACCCGCGCCCACCTGGACCGCGTGCCGCCCGACTACCATCAGGTGGCGACCCTCAAGGACCGCGCCCGCTTTACCCGCCCCGACCTGCGTGAGCGTGAGCGCGAAATTGCCCGGCTGGACGCGGCAGCGGCGGCGCTGGAGCTGCAAGTGTTCACCGAGCTGCGGGCCACGCTGGCTGCCCATGCCGACGCCCTGGCCGAAGCGGCCGGTGCCCTGGCCGAGCTGGACGTGCTGGCCGCCCTGGCCGAGGTGGCCGCCGGGCGCGGCTGGGTGCGCCCCGTGCTGGACGAAACAGGGCAGCTGCAGCTGACGCAGGCGCGGCATCCGGTGGTGGAGTACGCGCTGTCGCAGGGAGGGCAGGGCGGCAGCTTTGTCCCCAACGACGCGGCGCTGGGGCCGGGCTGCCACACCCTGCTGCTGACCGGGCCCAACATGGCCGGCAAAAGCACCTATCTGCGCACCGTGGCGCTGGCGGCGCTGCTACACCAGATTGGCGCGTTCGTCCCGGCTGAAAGTGCCGCGCTGCCCGTCTACGATGCCATTCACACCCGCATCGGGGCCAGTGACGACCTGGCGGGAGGCCGCTCCACCTTCATGGTGGAGATGACCGAGCTGGCGACCATCCTGCACGGGGCGACTTCACAGAGCCTGGTGATTCTGGACGAGGTGGGACGCGGCACCTCTACCCTGGACGGCCTCGCTATCGCGCAGGCGGCGCTGGAGCATCTGCACGGCTGCGGGGCGCACACGCTGTTCGCCACCCACTATTTCGAGCTGACCCGGCTGGACGCCGAACTGCCGGGCCTGGTCAACCTGCACGTGGCCGCCGAAGAGGCGGGCGGCAACCTCACCTTTTTCCACCAGGTGATTCCCGGCGCGGCCCGCCAGAGCTACGGCGTCGAGGTGGCCCGCCTGGCCGGGCTGCCCGCGCAAGTGGTGGGCCGCAGCGCCGAGCTGCTGGCGGCCCTGAGCGTGCAGGGCGACGACCGCGCCATCCGCCAGGAGCTGGCGACGCTGGACCTCTCGCGCCTGACGCCGCTGGAAGCGCTGGCGGTGCTGCACCGGTGGAAGCGGGGAAGTGGGGCAGAGGAGAGTTAA
- the rplM gene encoding 50S ribosomal protein L13, whose protein sequence is MKTYIPKNDEQNWVVVDAAGVPLGRLATLVASRIRGKHRPDFTPNMIQGDFVIVLNAEKVVLTGKKLDDKVYTRYTGYQGGLRTETAREALAKHPERVIERAVYGMLPKGRQGRAMHSRLKVYAGDKHPHAPQQPQVIEVQHAR, encoded by the coding sequence GTGAAAACCTACATCCCCAAAAACGATGAGCAGAACTGGGTCGTGGTGGACGCCGCCGGCGTTCCCCTGGGCCGCCTGGCGACGCTGGTCGCAAGCCGCATCCGTGGCAAGCACCGCCCCGACTTCACCCCCAACATGATTCAGGGCGACTTCGTGATTGTCCTGAACGCCGAGAAGGTCGTGCTGACCGGCAAGAAGCTGGACGACAAGGTGTACACCCGCTACACCGGCTACCAGGGCGGCCTGCGCACCGAAACCGCCCGCGAAGCCCTGGCCAAGCACCCCGAGCGCGTGATTGAGCGTGCCGTGTACGGCATGCTGCCCAAGGGCCGTCAGGGCCGCGCCATGCACAGCCGCCTGAAGGTCTACGCCGGCGACAAGCACCCCCACGCCCCCCAACAACCCCAGGTTATCGAGGTTCAACATGCCCGCTAA
- the rpsI gene encoding 30S ribosomal protein S9, with protein sequence MPANEQFYGTGRRKSAVARVFLRPGEGKITVNGKDFQSYFQGVLRAFQALQGFKETGTAGRYDTVITVRGGGPSGQIDAIKLGIARALVQSNPDFRTALKPHGLLTRDAREVERKKYGLKKARRAPQFSKR encoded by the coding sequence ATGCCCGCTAATGAACAGTTCTACGGCACTGGCCGCCGTAAGTCCGCCGTGGCCCGCGTGTTCCTGCGCCCCGGCGAAGGCAAAATCACCGTGAACGGTAAGGATTTCCAGAGCTACTTCCAGGGCGTGCTGCGTGCGTTCCAGGCGCTGCAAGGCTTCAAGGAAACCGGCACCGCCGGCCGCTACGACACCGTGATCACCGTGCGCGGCGGCGGCCCCAGCGGCCAGATCGACGCCATCAAGCTGGGCATCGCCCGCGCTCTGGTGCAGAGCAACCCCGACTTCCGCACTGCGCTCAAGCCCCACGGCCTGCTGACCCGCGACGCCCGCGAAGTCGAGCGCAAGAAGTACGGCCTGAAAAAGGCCCGCCGCGCTCCCCAGTTCTCCAAGCGCTAA
- a CDS encoding HAD family hydrolase yields the protein MTRPGPRRLRPQGLPLLLAFDFDGTLVPDGRPELPADLPAVLRRLSEQGVRLAAITGRDVLPPGIEDAVPFDGVATQNGGHVEVGGAVKQALYFSDEELEAVLAHSMQGVRLMMFSGGQMYVDLPEGQVPTTQQLARNPRPVAEIPRGRVQKVNFFHEGVAGHAAHLRGHPAGFTVTGAQPPYTQMMTVTPKGAHKGAGIELLARELGVPLSRTIVFGDSDNDLAMFGVAGYAVQVGDLPLLAEHADERIERPEVLGAWLEGLRV from the coding sequence GTGACCCGGCCCGGACCGAGAAGGCTCAGGCCGCAGGGCCTGCCGCTGCTGCTGGCCTTCGACTTCGACGGCACCCTGGTGCCCGACGGCCGCCCAGAATTGCCTGCCGACCTGCCTGCGGTGCTGCGCCGCCTCAGCGAACAGGGCGTGCGGCTGGCGGCCATCACCGGGCGCGACGTGCTGCCCCCGGGCATCGAGGACGCGGTGCCCTTTGACGGCGTTGCTACCCAAAACGGCGGCCACGTGGAGGTGGGCGGCGCGGTCAAGCAGGCCCTGTACTTCAGCGACGAGGAGCTGGAGGCGGTGCTGGCCCACAGCATGCAGGGCGTGCGCCTGATGATGTTCAGCGGCGGGCAGATGTACGTGGACCTGCCGGAAGGTCAGGTGCCCACCACCCAGCAGCTGGCCCGCAACCCCAGGCCCGTGGCCGAGATTCCACGCGGCCGGGTCCAGAAAGTGAACTTTTTCCACGAGGGTGTGGCGGGGCACGCCGCGCACCTGCGCGGGCACCCGGCCGGCTTTACCGTGACCGGGGCGCAGCCGCCCTATACCCAGATGATGACCGTGACTCCCAAGGGCGCGCACAAGGGCGCGGGCATAGAGTTGCTGGCCCGCGAACTGGGGGTGCCGCTCTCCCGCACCATCGTCTTTGGCGACAGCGACAACGACCTGGCCATGTTCGGGGTGGCCGGCTACGCGGTGCAGGTGGGCGACCTGCCACTGCTGGCCGAGCATGCCGACGAGAGGATAGAGAGGCCGGAAGTGCTGGGGGCGTGGTTGGAGGGGTTGAGGGTCTGA
- a CDS encoding HAD hydrolase family protein, producing the protein MKSERTRPVRLPLLLAFDLDGTLVPELGGEVPADTAQALRRLHRLGVQLAVITGRDLVPPAIAGAAPFAALASQNGGRVEIGGQLHSSSQFTGAELEAILAHELDGARLILYSEGLLYLDLPAGEQLPDWIVTRGHRPLAEARGRAIEKVGFFHPGVAGHAERLRATQPQLVLTGAQPPYEQYLTVTPRGAHKGAALSLLAEALDIPLERTIVFGDTDNDIAMFEVAGYAVQSGDLPLLAQHADEQISGPQALADWLCALADSLEAHDPEAQGPEAQSPEVPTPEVQGAEVQA; encoded by the coding sequence ATGAAGTCTGAACGTACGCGGCCAGTCCGTCTCCCCCTGCTGCTGGCTTTCGACCTGGACGGCACGCTGGTGCCGGAGCTGGGGGGCGAAGTTCCGGCAGACACGGCCCAGGCGCTGCGGCGGCTGCACCGGCTGGGCGTGCAGTTGGCCGTGATTACTGGGCGCGACCTGGTGCCGCCCGCCATTGCCGGGGCTGCGCCGTTCGCGGCCCTGGCCTCGCAGAATGGGGGCCGGGTGGAAATCGGCGGGCAGCTGCACAGCTCGTCACAGTTCACCGGCGCCGAGCTGGAAGCCATTTTGGCCCACGAACTGGACGGTGCCCGCCTGATTCTGTATTCGGAAGGCCTACTGTATCTGGATTTGCCCGCAGGCGAGCAGTTGCCCGACTGGATCGTCACGCGGGGGCACCGGCCACTGGCAGAGGCCCGGGGCCGCGCCATTGAAAAGGTGGGATTTTTTCACCCCGGTGTGGCGGGTCATGCCGAGCGGCTGCGGGCCACTCAGCCGCAGCTGGTGCTGACCGGCGCACAGCCGCCCTACGAGCAGTACCTCACCGTGACGCCGCGGGGCGCGCACAAGGGCGCGGCCCTGAGCCTGCTGGCCGAGGCGCTGGACATCCCGCTGGAGCGCACCATCGTCTTCGGTGACACCGACAATGACATCGCCATGTTCGAGGTGGCCGGCTACGCGGTGCAGTCAGGTGACCTGCCGCTGCTGGCCCAGCATGCCGACGAGCAGATCAGCGGTCCGCAGGCACTGGCGGACTGGCTCTGTGCGCTGGCGGACAGTCTGGAAGCCCACGACCCGGAAGCACAGGGTCCGGAAGCACAGAGCCCAGAGGTGCCGACTCCGGAAGTGCAGGGCGCGGAGGTGCAGGCGTGA
- a CDS encoding dUTPase (catalyzes the formation of dUMP from dUTP) produces MRGFQLVSAQYRQHPDAQIPLPRRGTRHSAGYDFVTPAAFTVAPGEMVRVATDVKAYMGPGEVLQLYVRSSAGLRGLVLANTVGIVDADYYGNPDNDGNIILALRNLGAEPFTAQAGDRVAQGVFVPYLLADGDDDLEGGEVRTGGYGHTGR; encoded by the coding sequence ATGCGTGGTTTTCAGCTTGTTTCCGCTCAGTACCGCCAGCACCCGGACGCCCAGATTCCGCTGCCCCGGCGCGGCACCCGGCACTCGGCCGGCTACGATTTCGTGACGCCTGCGGCGTTCACCGTGGCCCCCGGCGAGATGGTGCGGGTCGCGACCGATGTGAAGGCGTACATGGGACCCGGCGAGGTGCTGCAGCTGTACGTGCGCTCCAGCGCCGGCCTGCGGGGGCTGGTGCTCGCCAACACGGTGGGCATCGTGGACGCCGACTATTACGGCAACCCGGACAACGACGGCAACATCATCCTGGCGCTGCGCAACCTGGGCGCGGAGCCGTTCACGGCCCAGGCCGGCGACCGCGTCGCGCAGGGAGTGTTCGTGCCCTACCTGCTGGCCGACGGCGACGACGACCTGGAGGGGGGAGAGGTGCGGACCGGCGGCTACGGTCATACGGGCCGCTGA
- the rplS gene encoding 50S ribosomal protein L19, with amino-acid sequence MTKVNRGDILRAVEQPHIRQGLPDFQPGDTVRVTTKVVEGNRTRNQAFDGVVIAINGSGSRKSFTVRKISFGEGVERVFPFSSPRLDSIQVLERGKVRRAKLYYLRELRGKAARIKSDRSRVMKDAEVAKVEREKADAAAVEAKAQAEAQAAAEAAQAEQANATDAQAAEAAPGEAGAEGTTEQA; translated from the coding sequence ATGACCAAAGTGAACCGTGGCGACATCCTGCGCGCCGTCGAGCAGCCCCACATCCGCCAGGGCCTCCCTGACTTTCAGCCCGGCGACACCGTGCGCGTCACCACCAAGGTGGTGGAAGGCAACCGTACCCGTAACCAGGCCTTCGACGGCGTCGTGATTGCCATCAACGGCTCGGGCAGCCGCAAGAGCTTTACCGTCCGCAAGATTTCTTTCGGTGAAGGTGTGGAGCGCGTGTTTCCCTTTTCCAGCCCCCGCCTGGACTCCATTCAGGTGCTGGAGCGCGGTAAAGTGCGCCGCGCCAAGCTGTACTACCTGCGTGAACTGCGCGGTAAGGCCGCCCGCATCAAGTCTGACCGCAGCCGCGTGATGAAGGACGCCGAAGTGGCCAAGGTGGAGCGCGAGAAGGCCGACGCTGCCGCCGTGGAAGCCAAGGCCCAGGCAGAAGCCCAGGCTGCTGCCGAAGCGGCCCAGGCCGAGCAGGCCAACGCCACCGACGCCCAGGCTGCCGAAGCCGCTCCCGGTGAAGCCGGCGCGGAAGGCACCACCGAACAGGCCTAA
- a CDS encoding alpha/beta fold hydrolase, translating into MLLYGGPGCVNYLRPVADLLPEWHCILPDPRAVGGSSGEPQGVMGELADLESLRESLGLRSWSVLGHSWGADLGLAYALEYPGCVQRLVCLAGTGRHNDRDWSAAYQASKHLEAEFRVEWNGAVGQALLTDWRQYVKQPTLLGRLARLKVSVTFLHMERDIRPPWFVRQLAELLPEGRFAELPGAGHYAWLTHGPQLQEALACALTPGACPHCSPTSP; encoded by the coding sequence TTGCTCCTTTACGGTGGTCCTGGCTGCGTGAATTATTTGCGTCCAGTGGCGGATTTGTTGCCCGAATGGCACTGTATTTTGCCTGACCCACGCGCTGTAGGTGGTAGCAGTGGGGAGCCGCAGGGAGTCATGGGTGAACTGGCGGACCTGGAAAGTCTCCGCGAAAGTCTGGGGTTGCGAAGCTGGAGTGTCCTTGGTCACTCCTGGGGCGCGGACCTGGGGCTGGCCTATGCCCTTGAGTATCCCGGGTGCGTACAGCGGCTGGTCTGCCTTGCTGGGACAGGCAGGCACAACGACCGCGACTGGAGCGCGGCGTATCAAGCCAGCAAACACTTGGAAGCCGAGTTTCGTGTGGAATGGAACGGAGCCGTTGGGCAGGCTCTTCTCACGGATTGGCGGCAGTACGTCAAGCAACCTACGCTTCTGGGACGATTGGCTCGCTTGAAGGTTTCAGTGACCTTCCTGCACATGGAGCGCGATATCCGTCCGCCCTGGTTCGTGCGGCAATTGGCCGAACTGCTTCCAGAGGGCCGCTTTGCTGAACTGCCAGGAGCGGGGCATTATGCCTGGCTGACGCACGGGCCGCAGCTACAAGAGGCGCTTGCCTGCGCCCTAACGCCCGGAGCATGTCCGCACTGCTCCCCCACTTCCCCTTGA